In the Azospirillum sp. TSA2s genome, CGCGCTGAAGCCGGTGGAAAAGCGCCTCTACGAGATCGCCCGCGCCCACCTCGCCCGCGGCCATGCCTTCTGGATGGCGCTGGAGCCGCTGCGCAAGCGCGTCGGCTCCGACAACGACCTGCGCAAGTTCAAGAACGCGCTCGGCCCCGTCCTGGCCGCCGACCGCATCCCCGGCTATGGCGTGCGCATCGTCGAGACGGCGGAATACAAGGAAACCATGAAGGCGCGCGGCGCCGTGCTCGGCCGCGTGCTGAACGCCGACCTGCCGGTCCTGTTCTGGAAGAAGGACCAGGGCCAGCCAGAAAACTGGATCGACGTTCCCAAGGTGGAATACGATGAGACGGTGTGAATTCCTGTAGGTTCGGGTTGCCGCATGGAAGTCTTGATGCCATTGCAAGAACCTCCGTCATCCCCGCGAAGGCGGGGATCCAGGCTTCCGCCAATCAGCCGCTGAGTCGGCTGGATTCCCGCCTTAGCGGGAATGACCGGCTGCCATGGATGGGATCCGATCTGCCAAGCATGGCCGCCCCACCCGTTCGGTAGACACCCGTTGCCGGAGTGGCGACGACTTGCTAGGGTCGCTGCCAACCGGTGCCGGGGCAGGAGGACGGGGCGTGACAGGGGAACAGTTGAAGGCGTTGCGGGAACGGCGCGGCCTGACCCAGACGCAGATGGCGGCTTACGTCAACGAGTTGACCGGCCGCAAATACGACAAGCAGAGGTTGAGCAAGTGGGAAACCGGTAAGGAGGCCCTGCCCCGCGACCTGCTGGGCCGGCTTCTGCTGCTGGATCTGGAACGGCCGGAAAGCGCCCTGCCCCGCCGCGGCACCACCGTCGCCGTCGGCCTGCAGAAGGGCGGCACCGCCAAGACCGCGACCTCGATCAACCTCGCCTTCATCCTGGCGCGCGCCGGCAACCGCGTTCTGCTGGTCGATGCCGATCCGCAGGGCAATGCCACCGTCCATGTCGGCGTGCCGCAGACCGACGTGGTGGCGCTGACCGAGGCGGGGAAGGTTCTCTATCACGCGCTGATGGGCAAGACGCCGCTCGACGCGGTGATCCGCCCCACCAGCGTCGAGGGGCTGGACGTCGTCCCCTCCAGCATCGCGCTGGCCAGTGCCGACACCGAACTTCCTGGCAACCTGACCAACGCCCAGACCGCGCTGGCGGAGATGCTGGACGGCGTGCGCGAGCGTTATGACGTTATCGTCATCGACTGCGCCCCCAACCTCGGCGCCGTGACCATCAACGCGCTGACCGCCGCCGATTACGTCCTGGTGCCCTGCCAGGCGGAGCCGCACGCCATCCTCGGCGTCAGCGCCTTCCTCGACACCGTCGCCAAGATCCAGCGGCGCCTCAACCCGCGGCTGGAGGTGCTGGGCATCCTGCCGACCATGGTCAATCCGCGCCAGACCCAGGACCGCTCGTCGCTCGACGACATCCAGCGCCTGTGGGGCGACAGCCGCCGCGTGTTCCCGCCGGTGCCGCGCGCCACCATCTACGCCCAGGCCGCCGGCGCCAACGTCATCACGCTGGATGCCGACATCGGTGCGCCGGGGGTGGAGAGCTATGCCGCCATCGCCTCGGCCCTGCTGACCGCCATGGGCCGCCTGCAGGAGACCGTCGATGCCGCCTAAGAAGCTGACCCGGCAGACCGCCGCCACCGTGCTCCAGGCCAAGGAGGCCGGCTTCGCCGCCGAGACCGACCGCATGTTCGGGTTGAGCGGCGTGCTGCCCCGGCTGGTCGAGGTCGATCTGGACGCCGTGGAGACCAATCCCGGCCAGCCGCGCACCGTGTTCGACGACGAGTCCCTGCGCTCGCTGGCCGACTCCATCGCCCGCCACGGGTTGCAGCAACCCGTGCTGGTTCAGGAGGGTACGGAGAAGGGCCGCTATCGGCTGGTGGCCGGCGAACGGCGGCTGCGCGCCCACCGGCTGCTTGGCCGCGGCACCATCGCCGCCATCATCACCAAGGGCCGGCCCGAAGAGATCGCGCTGATCGAGAATGTCCAGCGCGTGGACCTCGACGCCATCGACCTTGCCCGCGGCCTGTCGCAGCTGATCGAGGCGCATGGCTACACCCAGGCGGAGGTGGCGGCGGCCGTCGGCTGTTCGGAGGCCGAGGTGTCCAAGCGCCTGAAGGTGCTGCGCCTGCCCGACGACATCCTGGCCGACTACCGCGCCAATCCCGATGCGGTATCGCGCTCCGCCCTGGTCGAGCTGGCCTTCGTCGAGGACGAGGCGGAGCTGCGCCGGCTGTGGCAGACGGCGCGGACCGGCGGGCTGACCGTCGGTGCGGTGCGGGCGGCCCGGCCGGCGGCGTCCAGCACGGCAGAGCCGCTGCGGGTGTTGGGCAAAGCGATCAACCGGATGGACAAGGATCTCGCCGCCATCGACACCGTCGCCCAAGCCTTGCAACGCGAACACCGCGAACGGCTGCAGGTTCTGCGCGACCGCATCGACGCCCTGCTGAACGGCTGAGAGTTCGTGAGTCCTGCCAAGGTTTGATTGCTCTCGAAGCCAAGCACCTCCCTCATCGACCGTCATTCCCGCGAAGGCCGGAATCCAGCCTGCGCAGGCACTTGTACTGGAAACTCTGGATCGCCGCCTCCGCGCTATGGCATTCAGACAATTCCAGACATCGCTAAGCTTCTGGAGCAAAAGGAACTTTGCGTCATCCCCGCGGAGGCGGGGATCCAGGAAACTCCGCAGATCAGCGGCGGATGTGGCTGGATTCCCGCCTTCGCGCACTGCTGTCCGGGATTTTATGATGGATTGCAGCTGCACGGCAGACAAAGCCAGAGTTCTGGCCCAAAATCGCAGTCGCCAAACATAGATTTTGAGGTCTGCCGTGCCGTTCCAAGCTAGCGGATTTTTGCGCCTTGTGGAACCTCTGGACCGTCGTGCGGTGAACAGGATTGTCGTGCGGCACCGGGGCAATCATGGGGTCGGGACGGGGGACAACGGCTGGACGTGCCAGCGGCACCTCAAGGCGATGCTTTTCGCCCAGTTCGCCGGGCTGAAGAGCCTTCGCGAGATTGCGGAGGGCTTGGCGGCCCAGCCGGCGGGCCTGTACCACACCGGCCTGCGTCCGGTGAGCAAGAGCACGCTCAGCGATGCCTCGGCGGCGCGGCCTGCGGCGGTGTTCCGGGAGATTGCCGATCTGGTCATGGGCGGCTTGGCCCGATCGGTGCGTCAGGAAAGTCGGGAGTTGGTGCGGCTGATCGACGGCTCTCCGATCATGTTGCGGGACCGCCGCTTCAACTGGGCCGAAGCTGATTCTCGCTGCCGTGGCCTGAAGCTGCATCTGGCCTACGATCCGCGGGCGGCCACGCCGGTCCATTTTGCCGTGGAAACGCCTAAGCTCAGCGAAATCAAGGTCGCGCGGCGTCTGCCGTTCGTTGCCGGGACCACCTACGTCTTCGACAAGGGATACACGGATTATTGCTGGTGGCATGAGATCACCATGGCAGGGGCGCTGTTCGTGACCCGGCTGAAGAGCAATGCCCGCCGCCGGGTGGAGCGAACCGTCGAGGCGGTTGGCGACAACATCGAAGCGGACCGCCGGGTGAAGATCGGCCACAAGAAGCCGCGTGGCGGCGCGACCAACCCGCTCTACGACACCGAACTTCGTGAAGTGGTGGTGGCGCGCCCGGATAAGGAGCCACTCCATCTGATCACCAATGATCTTGACCGGTCTGCCCAGGAGATCGCCGATCTCTATAAGGAACGCTGGCAGATTGAGTTGTTCTTTAAGTGGATCAAACAGAACCTCAAGCTGAAGACATTCTTCGGTCGCTCAGAGAATGCCGTCAGAATTCAGATCTACACGGCATTGATTGCCTTCTGCTTGTTGCGGCTATTCCAGAACACCTACGCCAAAAACCACGTTGGCGGTGCGAAGGCCCTCAAGGTCAGGCTCAAGGTTGCACTCTTCGAACCTTTCAACACCACCAATCGCTGTCCGACAAGGCCACGGCCACCGCAAAAACGACCGCCAGACCGCCAACTCAGCCTCAAACTGGCCGAGCCCTGAAAATCCCGGACAGCAGTGCGCCTTCGCGGGAATGACGGCCGACAAAATTGCTTTGTTCCAACGTCTTACGTGACGCTGATGTGTGTGCATCCCGTAGCGCCTCCGCGGGGATGACGGTCGAGAGAGGCCCTGAAAAACCTATCGCCTGAACCGAATGCCTGACCGCGCCGGCTTGGGCTTTCGAATGCGAAAGCCCGCCCCGGTTGTGCCAGCAATCGAAAGCATCTCACGGTTGCTTTCGATTGCGAAAGCCTCTGGCGGTCGGCCAGGGTGACCGCCTGCCCTGCCCCATGCTAAGGATCAGTGACGAGACCATCGACCTTACGGATCAGCGATGCCGGCGGTGCAGAGACGACAGTTCCTGGGATTGCTCGGAAGCCTCCTTGGGGCGACCGGGCTGGCCGGCGCCCTGCCGCGTCCGGCGATGGCCGCCGCCCCTGCCCTGCGGATCGGGCTGAAGGCCCTGCCCGGCGCGATCAACCCGCTGACCGTCAATGATCTGGTCGCGCGTCAGGTCCTCGGCTCGATGTATGAGAGCCTGACCACCGTCGATCCCCAGGGCCGCATCCTCCCCGGCCTCGCCACCGCATGGGAGGGGTCGGAGGATGCCCGCCGCTGGCGCTTGACCATCCGCGACAACGTCACCTTCCACACCGGCCGCCCCCTGACCGCCGCCGACGTCAAGCGCAGCTTCGAGGCGGCCCTGGCCGGTGACGGCGCCAACTTCGCGGTGCTGGCCCTGTCCAAGGTGCGGGGCTTTCGCGAGTTGCGGGCGAAGACCGCCGCCGGGCTGTCGGGCATCACCGTGGTCGACGACCGGACGCTGGAGGTGGTCTGCGACGAACCCTGCGCCGTCTTCCCCTTCGCCCGGCTGAACATCGTCGATGTGGAAGCGGCGGAAAAGGCCGGCCCGGACTGGTTCCGCACCATGTCGGCCGGAACCGGACCCTACCGGCTGGTGCGGTCGAACGACGGCATCCGCATGGATGTGGAGGCCAATCCCGGTTGGCGCGGCGGTGCGGTGCCGTTCGAGCGGGTGTCCTTCCTCGCCACCGGCATCGGCAACGACGGCATCACGCTGTTCAACGACAGCCAGATCGACTTCACCTTCGTCGACACCGACGCGCTGCGCGGGGTGATGGACGATCCCGGCTTCAAACGCTGGCTGTCGAACGTGCCGCGCATGCAGACGCGTGTGGTCGCGCTCGATCCCCGCCGGGTGAAGGCCTTCGCCGATCTGCGGGTGCGCCGGGCGATGTCGCTGCTGATCGACCGCACCGCGATGGCGGAGCGCTTCTTCCGCGGGGTGGCGACCGTCCACAACGGCATCGTTCCGCCGGCGCTGCTGTCGAACGAAAGGCTGGAGCCGCTGGCCTACCATCCGATGCTGGCGAAGCAACTGCTGGAGGAGGCGGGATATCCGGAGGGCCGCGGCATGGATCCCTTCCAGGTCGCGGTCATTCCGGAATACCGGCGGGAGTTCGTCTATTACGTCTCGCAATGGAACAACGCCGGCATTCCGGCGAAGCTGGTGATCTCTCCGCGCCAGGAGTTCATCTCGCGGTCCCGCCGACGCGACTATGATTCCTTCCTGTTCGGCTGGACCGCCACCTACCCCGACCCGATGAACTTCCTGGACGAGCTGTTCAGCAGCCGCAGCCGCTTCAATCCGGTCGGCTGGTCGAATCCGAAGTTCGATGCTCTGATCGAACAGGCGATGGCCATCCCCGATCCCAGCCGCCGTGCCGAGGTCTACAAGGACGCCGAATGTCTGGTGATGAACGAACTGCCGGTGATTCCGCTGGTGGTGCCGGACTATGTCGCGCTGCGCGGCAATGTGCTGAGCGAGAATTTCATCACCCCGTTCGGCGGCCTGAACTTCGGCTGAGCCGGCGCGGGGCAGGGCAGGGTGACCGCATGAAAAAAGCCCCTGTCCGCTGCCGGACAGGGGCTTTTCGCTGAAGCCGGTGCCGCGTCAGGCGGCGCCCTGCGACCGTGCTTCGCGCAGACAGTCGGCCGGCTTGGCCTCACGGAGACAATCGGCCTTCGCGGCTTCGCGGAGACAGTCCGCAGTCTTCGCCTCACGGAGGCAGTCGGCCTTCGCGGCCTCACGGAGGCAGTCTGTAGTCTTCGCCTCACGCAGGCAATCGGCCGGCTTGGCTTCACGCAGGCAGTCGGCTTGCGCAGCTTCGCGCAGACAATCCGCAGCCTTCGCCTCACGCAGGCAGTCGACCTTCGCCGCCTCGCGCAGGCAGTCAGCCTTCGCGGCTTCCCGCAGGCAGTCAGCACCGGCGAACAGGCGGGCGCTGTCGGTGCGGGCGGCGGCCATCCGCTCGGCCGGAACGGCGACGCCGTTGTGATGCAGGTATTCGCCATAGACCGCCTCGCAGAAGCGGAAATAGGCGCGGGTGTCGGCGACGATGAACTCGTGCCACAGATCGTCGCAGGCGGCGGACTGCGGGACGATGTCGCGGTCCGGATGCTCGGCGCAGGCCAGCAGGAAGTCCTTCAGCTGGGCCAATGCGATCCCGGACGTGCTGCGGGTCATGCCTGAGGCGACGGCGCGTTCGACCACATAGCCGAAGTCGAAGCCGGCGATGATGTCACGGGCACGGGTGATGTCGGTCGTGGTGGCGCCGCGCATGGGATCCTCCGAGGTTGCTTCTTTTTCCGCCCTTAGACAGGGTTGCAGGACTGTCCTCGGGCGCAGCCCGATTGTTGTGCCACAGCACAGCGGGATATGTGAGATAATTTTGGTACTAAACATCCGGCTCCCGGCCGATGCCGTCATTCGCTCAGGGTCTTATGCGGAGTGGCGGTGCCGAGCGGAAGCGCCGCCGCCGGCCGCCCGGCGGTCATCTGCTCCACCAGGGTCGACAGCCGGTCCGGCATGATCGGCTTGGCGGCCACGGTGACGCCCATCTCCGCCGCGCGCGCCGCCACCGCGCCGTCCAGCCGTCCGGAGATCAGCACCGCCGGAATGCGCAGCCCCAGCCGCCGCCACACCGTCTCGATGAAGTCCAGGCCGTTCTCGGTGGCCGACAGGTGGTAATCGGCGATCACCGCGTCGGGCCGGACGGTGCCGTCCTCCACCGAGCGCAGTCCCTGGGCGACCGTGGAGGCGCCGACGACGCGGTGGCCCGCCGTGGTGAGGAACATCGAAATGGCGGACAGCACGAACTGGTCGTCGTCGATCACCAGGATCGCGATTTCGCCGTCCTTCGCCGGCGCGTCGGCCAACGTCGCCACCAGCGCGCCATTGGCGGCGGCCGGGGCAGGGGCGGGAGCCGGAGCGAGGGACAGGGCAGGGGGCACCGGCTCGTCCGCCGTCCCATCCGCAAGGGCCCGCTCCACCGGCGCCAGCGGCACGGTGACCGAGAAGACCGAGCCCTTCCCCGGCGTGGAACGCACCTTGACCGGGTGGTCCAGCACGGTTGCCAGCCGCTGGACGATCGACAGGCCGAGCCCGATGCCGTTGTCGCGGTTGCGCTCCGGGTTGCCGATCTGGTGGAACTCCTCCCAGATGGCGTCGAGACGGTCCGCGGGAATGCCGATGCCGGTGTCGCGCACCTCGACGATCAGGCAGCCGCCGGATTCCAGGCAGGCGACCTGCACCTGTCCGGAATTCGTGTAGCGGATCGCGTTGTCGATCAGGTTGCCCAGCAGCCGCAGCAGCAGCACCCGGTCGGTCAGCACCGCCGCGCGGTGTTGCGGCACGGCGAAGGCCAGCCCCTTGCCACGGGCGACCGGGCCATATTGCGAATCCAGCGCCTCGAACAGGTCGGCGACCTCATGCACCGCCTTGTTGGCGGTGACTCCGCCGGCATCCAGCCGCGACACCTCCAGCAGCTCGTCGAGCAGCTGCTTCAGCGTCATCACCACCTGTTCGATCTTGCGCGCGGAATCCTCCACCTTCGGATCGGGGGCGGTGGCGCGCAGCATGGCGGTCAGCATCAGCAGCGACTGGGCCGGCTGGCGCAGGTCGTGGCTGGCGGCGGCCATGAACTTGGCCTTCGACGCGACCGCCTGCTCCGCCCGCTCCTTGGCGGCGCGCAGATCGATGGCGTTCTGGCGAAAGGTGCCGAGCGCCCTGGCCATGCGGCCGATCTCGTCGTCGCGGTGGCGCACCGGCACGGTCACCGTCACGTCGCCGGCCGCCAGATCGTCCATGGCGCGGGTCATGCCGGCGATGGGCAGCGTCATGCCGCGCGTCGCCCAGATCACGCCCAGCACCACCAGCAGAAGCGTCACGGCGCCGATCCCGCCCAGCACCAGCACATGGTGGCGGATGGCGTCGTCGGTCGGCCCGGTGTCCAGCCTGACCAGCAGCGTGCCGATGCTGCGGGTGCCGCCGCCGCGGTCCTGGTGGGTCAGCGGCACCGCCGCCACGGTGGCGGCATCCTCCGCACCGATGGTGGTGCCCGGCTTGCGGTAGACGGCGAAGCGTTCGCCATGGGTGCCCAGGATCACCGCCTCGGCGAAGCTGTCGATCGAGCGCAGCGGGTTCAGCGCCGTCGCCGCCTCTTCGGGGTCGAGGTCCCACAGGGCGTTGGTCACATCCTCCAGCACGATGCGGGTCGCCATCTCCGCCCGGATGGCCAGCTCGGCGCGGGTGTTCCGCACATCGGCCTGGATCAGCACGATCATCGGCACGGCGACCAGCACCGACACCAGCAACACCGCCGATGCCGTCGTTCGGGCGACCAGGCTCCGTGAGAAGATCTTCAAGAACATGCCGAAGCCACCGAGAACAAGACGACCACGAACAACTCGCCGGGCCATCCTAGCCGAACCGCCGGGCAAACACGACAGCCACGTAACGCCGCCGGTCAAGCCACCATCATCGGTAGTAGTAGGAAAAAAGGCGGTATGACTGTTTCGAATCGTTTCTTCTTCTTGTTTGATTGCCTGTGTAAAAGTTCGCGTCAAGCTTTGCGGGCGCGGGGGAGGGCGGAAGCATGGGAACGGGCATCGTCATCGCCCTGACGCACGGCGTCGGCCTGCTGGCGCTGGTTCTGCTGGCCTACCGCCATGTGCTGCGCCGGTTCGGCGCCCGCCGACGCCGTGCCTTCGCGCTCCTCTCCGGCCTGCTGTTCGGCGCGGCCGCCGCCATTTCGATGCTGGACGCCTACCCGGTGGCGGGCGGGGTGCTGATCGACCTGCGCAACGCGATGGTCGGGCTGGCCGGGCTGTTCGGCGGCCTGCCGGCGGCGCTGCTGTCGGCCGCCATCGCCGGCGCGGTGCGGCTGTGGCTGGGCGGCGTCGGCGCGCTGTCCGGCCTCGCCGGCATCCTGCTGACCGCACTGGCCGCGCCGCTGCTGGCCCGTCCGATGGAGCGCCGCGCCGCCGGGCAGGGCGGAAGCGGCCAGGGAAGTGGCCAGGGAAGGGGGAAGGGCGCCCTCGGCTTCGGCCTCCTGTCGCTGTTCGGTCTGGCGATGACGCCGCTCACCCTGCTGGCCTTCCTGCTGCTGCCCGACCTCGACCTCGCCATGCGGGTGATGGAGGAGGCGGCGCTGCCGCTGATCGCCTTCACCACGCTGGGCATCGGCCTGCTCGGCACCATGCTGGCGCGGGAGCACCGCCGCATCACCGACGAGGACGCGCTGACCGAGAGCGCCGCCCTGTTCCGCGCCGTCTTCGACAGCTCCGCCGACAGCCTCGCCATCGTCCGCGTCAACCCCGACGGCAGCTTCACCCTGCACTGCGCCAACGCCGCCGCCCTTGCCATGATGGGCGACCGCGCCCAGCAGGCGGAGGGCCAGCCGCTCGACCGCCTGCTGCCGCCGGACCTCGCCGCCAAGGTGATGGCCGACCTGCAATCCTGCATCGACGCCGGCGCCCCCACCCGCTTCGAGGAGCAGCACACCCACAACGGCGTCACCCGCTGGTGGGAGGTGTCGCAGGTGCCGATCCGCGACGAGAGCGGCGCCATCGTCATGCTGTCGGTCGGCGCCCGCGACATCACCCGCCGCCACGAGGCCGAACGCGCGATCCGCGCCAGCGAGGCGCGCTATCGCCTGCTGGCCCGCAGCGTCACCGACATCATCGGCCGCATCGGCCTGGACGGCGTGCGCCGCTTCTGTTCGGAGGCGACGCGCGACAGCCTTGGCAGCCCGCCGGCCGAGCTGATCGGCCGCCCACTGGTCGAGCGCGTCCACCCCGACGACCGCGACGCCCTGGCC is a window encoding:
- a CDS encoding ABC transporter substrate-binding protein, with product MLGSLLGATGLAGALPRPAMAAAPALRIGLKALPGAINPLTVNDLVARQVLGSMYESLTTVDPQGRILPGLATAWEGSEDARRWRLTIRDNVTFHTGRPLTAADVKRSFEAALAGDGANFAVLALSKVRGFRELRAKTAAGLSGITVVDDRTLEVVCDEPCAVFPFARLNIVDVEAAEKAGPDWFRTMSAGTGPYRLVRSNDGIRMDVEANPGWRGGAVPFERVSFLATGIGNDGITLFNDSQIDFTFVDTDALRGVMDDPGFKRWLSNVPRMQTRVVALDPRRVKAFADLRVRRAMSLLIDRTAMAERFFRGVATVHNGIVPPALLSNERLEPLAYHPMLAKQLLEEAGYPEGRGMDPFQVAVIPEYRREFVYYVSQWNNAGIPAKLVISPRQEFISRSRRRDYDSFLFGWTATYPDPMNFLDELFSSRSRFNPVGWSNPKFDALIEQAMAIPDPSRRAEVYKDAECLVMNELPVIPLVVPDYVALRGNVLSENFITPFGGLNFG
- a CDS encoding ATP-binding protein translates to MFLKIFSRSLVARTTASAVLLVSVLVAVPMIVLIQADVRNTRAELAIRAEMATRIVLEDVTNALWDLDPEEAATALNPLRSIDSFAEAVILGTHGERFAVYRKPGTTIGAEDAATVAAVPLTHQDRGGGTRSIGTLLVRLDTGPTDDAIRHHVLVLGGIGAVTLLLVVLGVIWATRGMTLPIAGMTRAMDDLAAGDVTVTVPVRHRDDEIGRMARALGTFRQNAIDLRAAKERAEQAVASKAKFMAAASHDLRQPAQSLLMLTAMLRATAPDPKVEDSARKIEQVVMTLKQLLDELLEVSRLDAGGVTANKAVHEVADLFEALDSQYGPVARGKGLAFAVPQHRAAVLTDRVLLLRLLGNLIDNAIRYTNSGQVQVACLESGGCLIVEVRDTGIGIPADRLDAIWEEFHQIGNPERNRDNGIGLGLSIVQRLATVLDHPVKVRSTPGKGSVFSVTVPLAPVERALADGTADEPVPPALSLAPAPAPAPAAANGALVATLADAPAKDGEIAILVIDDDQFVLSAISMFLTTAGHRVVGASTVAQGLRSVEDGTVRPDAVIADYHLSATENGLDFIETVWRRLGLRIPAVLISGRLDGAVAARAAEMGVTVAAKPIMPDRLSTLVEQMTAGRPAAALPLGTATPHKTLSE
- a CDS encoding AAA family ATPase, translating into MTGEQLKALRERRGLTQTQMAAYVNELTGRKYDKQRLSKWETGKEALPRDLLGRLLLLDLERPESALPRRGTTVAVGLQKGGTAKTATSINLAFILARAGNRVLLVDADPQGNATVHVGVPQTDVVALTEAGKVLYHALMGKTPLDAVIRPTSVEGLDVVPSSIALASADTELPGNLTNAQTALAEMLDGVRERYDVIVIDCAPNLGAVTINALTAADYVLVPCQAEPHAILGVSAFLDTVAKIQRRLNPRLEVLGILPTMVNPRQTQDRSSLDDIQRLWGDSRRVFPPVPRATIYAQAAGANVITLDADIGAPGVESYAAIASALLTAMGRLQETVDAA
- a CDS encoding ParB/RepB/Spo0J family partition protein translates to MPPKKLTRQTAATVLQAKEAGFAAETDRMFGLSGVLPRLVEVDLDAVETNPGQPRTVFDDESLRSLADSIARHGLQQPVLVQEGTEKGRYRLVAGERRLRAHRLLGRGTIAAIITKGRPEEIALIENVQRVDLDAIDLARGLSQLIEAHGYTQAEVAAAVGCSEAEVSKRLKVLRLPDDILADYRANPDAVSRSALVELAFVEDEAELRRLWQTARTGGLTVGAVRAARPAASSTAEPLRVLGKAINRMDKDLAAIDTVAQALQREHRERLQVLRDRIDALLNG
- a CDS encoding IS4 family transposase — its product is MEPLDRRAVNRIVVRHRGNHGVGTGDNGWTCQRHLKAMLFAQFAGLKSLREIAEGLAAQPAGLYHTGLRPVSKSTLSDASAARPAAVFREIADLVMGGLARSVRQESRELVRLIDGSPIMLRDRRFNWAEADSRCRGLKLHLAYDPRAATPVHFAVETPKLSEIKVARRLPFVAGTTYVFDKGYTDYCWWHEITMAGALFVTRLKSNARRRVERTVEAVGDNIEADRRVKIGHKKPRGGATNPLYDTELREVVVARPDKEPLHLITNDLDRSAQEIADLYKERWQIELFFKWIKQNLKLKTFFGRSENAVRIQIYTALIAFCLLRLFQNTYAKNHVGGAKALKVRLKVALFEPFNTTNRCPTRPRPPQKRPPDRQLSLKLAEP